The Cloeon dipterum chromosome 3, ieCloDipt1.1, whole genome shotgun sequence genome includes a region encoding these proteins:
- the spz5 gene encoding protein spaetzle 5, with translation MCGGGITAANERKTSRLVCLPTRAGPSHFSRQRTHASRSARMCTSMTPAKGLCALGLLLAVLVCGPQPAESSPQCEHYGGCRGSYPFLPAPPGKVPSCAKPGSTSCDAIEHYPVQLIRYLIEKWGYDFNTLLSDESRDEFFTRWSPKPYSPPSYSYGPPTSSYNKVVPVYYPQAVRNYTANANAGGGYPNARRYKAPAPPASTPYYPSSYFSSLLPNNQYAPSDNWWNRYSRSVATKQQQQKRSKRQAPAPNGATQLCPTTSSYIMPRAALNNRGNWMYVVNINEVDDRYTQLVKSETCASNQCNGLCTIPNGYTSSCQQQYVQKRLVALEGSGDRLYSDVFWFPHCCICQIVPTNN, from the exons ATGTGTGGAGGCGGAATTACCGCGGCTAACGAAAGAAAGACAAGTAGGTTAGTCTGTCTACCGACTCGAGCAGGACCCTCGCACTTTAGTCGCCAAAGGACTCACGCCTCGCGGTCCGCTCGCATGTGCACCAGCATGACTCCG GCAAAAGGCTTGTGTGCTCTGGGCCTTTTGTTGGCCGTCCTCGTATGCGGCCCGCAGCCAGCGGAGAGCAGCCCCCAGTGCGAGCACTACGGTGGTTGCCGCGGCAGCTACCCCTTCCTGCCAGCCCCGCCGGGGAAAGTGCCGTCGTGCGCCAAACCTGGCTCAACATCGTGCGACGCCATCGAGCACTATCCAGT ACAACTCATTCGTTACTTGATTGAAAAATGGGGTTACGATTTCAATACCCTGCTCAGCGACGAGAGCAGAGACGAATTCTTCACTAGATG GAGTCCAAAGCCCTACTCGCCACCGTCCTACAGCTACGGTCCACCCACTTCGTCGTACAACAAAGTGGTCCCTGTCTACTACCCGCAAGCAGTCAGAAATTACACTGCCAACGCCAACGCCGGTGGTGGCTACCCGAACGCGAGGCGTTACAAGGCTCCGGCTCCGCCCGCCTCCACCCCGTACTACCCTTCCTCCTACTTCAGCTCCCTGCTGCCCAACAACCAGTATGCACCGTCAGACAACTGGTGGAACAG atacTCGCGGTCTGTGGCGACCaagcaacagcagcaaaagAGAAGTAAGAGGCAGGCTCCAGCGCCAAACGGGGCGACCCAGTTGTGTCCCACCACTTCATCCTACATCATGCCGAGGGCGGCCCTCAACAACAGGGGTAACTGGATGTACGTGGTAAATATCAACGAGGTCGATGACAGATACACTCAGCTGGTGAAGAGTGAAACTTGCGC GTCAAACCAATGCAACGGACTGTGCACAATCCCGAACGGCTACACCTCAAGCTGCCAACAGCAGTACGTGCAGAAAAGGTTGGTCGCACTCGAAGGTTCAGGCGACCGTCTCTACTCGGATGTCTTCTGGTTTCCTCACTGCTGCATTTGTCAAATTGTACCCACAAATAATTGA